In the Pseudonocardia sediminis genome, CCGACCACGTCGCGGACGCCGACGACCTCGACGTTGTCCGCGGGAATGCGTACCGTCAGATCACCCTGAGCGACCTTCAGGACGAGGTACTGAACATCCTCACCCTTGATCGTTCGAGTCTCGATCGCCTCGATGAGTGCGGCACCGTGGTGCGGGTAGACGACGGTCTCTCCGACCTTGAAAACCATGTGTCCTCTGGCCCCTTTCGCTGCACCCAGGTTAACACGTCGCGCCGACACGCCGGTGACCGGACTGCACCGTCGTCGCAGGTCAGGGGGTTGACAACCTCCGGCAAACATGCCTTCCGGGGTCTCCGGAGCGCCCGGACGGACCACGTCACACCACCGAGTGCGCGCTTCACGGCCCTGCGCGACTAGGCTCGCCGCGGACCGCGCGGGGACTTCCGTGTGGCGACACCGCCTCGGTGTTCCCGCTCCCCGCGCCCGCAGCAGCGTCAGACCGTGCCGGGACGTGCCCCCCGGCAGTGTCAAGGAAAGGACACGCCGACCGTGAGCCGCACCCGCCGCTTCCGCCCGTCCCGGACCCTCACCGGGGCCGCCGGAGCCGTCGCCCTCACCGGAGTCCTGGCGCTGACCGGATGCGGTGCGGGCCAGCTGGCCCAGACCGCGAACCAGATCTCCGCCGTCAACGGCATCAGCTCGCAGGTGGGCCAGGTCGTGATCCGGGACGCCCGTGTCGCCTACCCGCCGCGGGGCGCCGAGGGCAACGTCTACCCGGCCGGGAGCGCCGCTCCGCTGGAGGTCACCCTCCTCAACACCGCGTCGGTCTCCGACCGGCTCGTCGGCATCAGCAGCCCGGTCGCTCCCGCCGTCCGCGTCGCCGGCGACCCGACCCTGCCGCAGAACATCCCGCTCGTCGCCCAGGTGGCGGCCGAGGGCGGCGTCCAGCCGGGCAACCGGCCGATCACGATCGAGCTCGGCGGCCTCACCGCGCCGATCCGTCCGGGCCTGCCGACGCCGGTCACGTTCTCGTTCGAGCGCGCCGGGTCCGTCACGCTGCAGGTCCCGATCGCGGCGCCGCCGGAGGGCACCGAGCCCGAGCGCGCGGACGCCGAGGCGGAGGGCTCCGAGCAGGCGTCCCCCGAGCCCGCGGCCCCGGCCGAGGCCGGCGCACCCGCCGGCGGGGAGGCCATCGTGCCGGCGCCGCAGCCCGCCGAGGCCCCGGGCGCTCCCGCCCCGGCACCCGCCGAGGGCGGCAACTGACCACCCGGACCCGGGCCGCCCGCAGCGGCGGCTACCGGTGCACCGAATGCGGCGTCCAGGCCGCACAGTGGGTGGGGCGCTGCCCCGGCTGCCAGGCCTGGGGCTCGTTGGAGCAGCTCGAGGCGCCGCGCGCCGGGCCCCGCCAGGTCGTCGCGGGCGCTCCGACCACGCCCGCCCAGCGGATCGGCGACGTCCAGCTCGACGCCACCCGGGTCCGCCCGACCGGCGTCGAGGAGCTCGACCGCGTCCTCGGCGGCGGCCTGATCCCCGGCGCGGTGGTGCTGCTCGCCGGTGAGCCCGGTGTCGGGAAGTCCACACTCCTGCTCGAGGTCGCCGCACGCGCCGCGGACGGTGCGCGGGTGCTCTACGTGTCCGGCGAGGAGTCCGCGGGGCAGGTGCGGCTGCGCGCCGAACGCACCGGCTCCGTGCACGACGACCTCTACCTGGCCGCGGAGTCCGATCTGGAGTCCGTGCTCGGGCACGTCGACGAGCTCGCGCCGAAGCTGCTGGTGATCGACTCGATCCAGACCATGTCCACCGCGACCGCCGACGGCTCGCCGGGCGGGGTCACCCAGACCCGCGCCGTCACCGTCGCGCTGACGGCGCTGGCCAAGCAGCGCGGCCTCGCCGTCCTGCTCGTCGGGCACGTCACCAAGGACGGCGGCATCGCCGGGCCGCGGGTGCTGGAGCACCTCGTCGACGTCGTGCTCTCGTTCGAGGGCGACAAGCACTCCACGCTGCGCATGGTGCGCGGGGTGAAGAACCGCTACGGCCCGGCCGACGAGGTCGGCTGCTTCGAGCTGCGCGACGAGGGCATCGTCGGCCTGCCGGACCCGTCGGGGCTGTTCCTGGCCCGCTTCGGCGCAACCCGTGACAACGTCGTCCCCGGCACCGCCGTGACCGTCGTGATGGACGGCCGCCGCCCGCTGCTGGCCGAGGTGCAGGCACTCGTCGCGGGGTCGAACATCCCCAGCCCGCGACGCGCGGTGTCCGGGCTGGACTCCGCCCGGGTCGCGATGCTGCTCGCCGTCCTGGAACGGCGCGGCAACCTCAAGCTGCACGACTCCGAGGTCTACACCGCCACCGTCGGCGGCATGAAGGTCTCCGAGCCGGCCGCGGACCTGGCCGTCGCGCTCGCCGTCGCCTCGGCCCAGCGCGACATCGCGCTGCCCCCGGACATGATCGTGCTCGGCGAGCTGGGCCTGGCCGGGGAGCTGCGCCGGGTCGGGGGCGTCGGGCGTCGGCTGGCGGAGGCCGCGCGGCTCGGGTTCACCCAGGCCCTCGTGCCGCCGGACTCCGACGTCCGCAACGCGGGCATGAAGGTCACCGAGGTGACGAACCTGGGTCAGGTCCTGGCCCGGATCCGCTGAGCCGCCGCCGGGCCGGACAGGGTCAGCTCAGCAGGAACGGCGCCGGGTCGCTGATCACCGGGCCGAGCCGGGT is a window encoding:
- the radA gene encoding DNA repair protein RadA; this translates as MTTRTRAARSGGYRCTECGVQAAQWVGRCPGCQAWGSLEQLEAPRAGPRQVVAGAPTTPAQRIGDVQLDATRVRPTGVEELDRVLGGGLIPGAVVLLAGEPGVGKSTLLLEVAARAADGARVLYVSGEESAGQVRLRAERTGSVHDDLYLAAESDLESVLGHVDELAPKLLVIDSIQTMSTATADGSPGGVTQTRAVTVALTALAKQRGLAVLLVGHVTKDGGIAGPRVLEHLVDVVLSFEGDKHSTLRMVRGVKNRYGPADEVGCFELRDEGIVGLPDPSGLFLARFGATRDNVVPGTAVTVVMDGRRPLLAEVQALVAGSNIPSPRRAVSGLDSARVAMLLAVLERRGNLKLHDSEVYTATVGGMKVSEPAADLAVALAVASAQRDIALPPDMIVLGELGLAGELRRVGGVGRRLAEAARLGFTQALVPPDSDVRNAGMKVTEVTNLGQVLARIR